A genome region from Clostridium sp. JN-9 includes the following:
- a CDS encoding ABC transporter permease, whose amino-acid sequence MGTLVIFEFKKFFKRKKNLIGILLLIVFTFLYIILNNSIDSKRISSEKSSCDFAIESVTNALNSIKEEYKNDKSGDTSKLNRMKIIIDSYENQLKLLNEESKAIASNDWKRKLSAQIKLDKAAALDISENRVVSGESLQEIQNRIDINEILLSKNIKPIYSDTSMTSYNFIILSSTSIMPLLLIIILFLLASDSVSSEVDEGTFKILLTQPISRSKVIFSKIISYSFICILLVAAVYLLFFIGLGLTKGFGSPYYPTAYYTGNFANIFAGNKSYNKIFIDARSFIFYIIPIYILLIITVVSMSILVSTLISNSTGAICFSVIVYTTYYIFSTQLKLFKGFAQFVPFTYSNIPSILNGASIAQLENPNITYTMGIVVLTITTFICCILSLTLFKKKDIY is encoded by the coding sequence GTGGGGACCTTAGTTATATTTGAATTTAAAAAGTTTTTTAAAAGGAAAAAAAATCTGATAGGTATACTGCTTCTAATAGTATTCACCTTTTTATATATAATATTAAATAATAGTATTGATAGTAAAAGGATATCTTCAGAAAAAAGCAGCTGTGATTTTGCAATTGAATCAGTTACTAATGCACTTAATTCCATTAAGGAGGAATATAAAAATGATAAATCAGGAGATACTTCTAAACTAAATCGTATGAAAATAATAATTGATTCTTATGAAAATCAGTTAAAATTATTAAATGAAGAAAGTAAAGCAATAGCATCAAATGACTGGAAAAGAAAATTAAGTGCGCAGATTAAATTAGATAAAGCCGCTGCACTTGATATTAGTGAAAATCGTGTTGTAAGTGGAGAAAGTCTTCAGGAAATACAAAACAGAATAGATATTAATGAAATTCTTTTAAGTAAGAATATAAAGCCAATATATTCTGATACTTCAATGACTTCATATAATTTTATTATATTATCCAGCACCAGTATTATGCCATTGTTATTAATAATAATTTTATTTTTATTAGCTTCAGATTCTGTTTCAAGTGAGGTAGATGAGGGAACATTTAAAATTTTACTTACTCAGCCTATATCAAGAAGCAAGGTAATATTTTCAAAAATAATTTCTTATAGTTTTATATGCATATTATTAGTTGCGGCTGTATATTTATTGTTTTTTATAGGCCTTGGCTTAACAAAAGGGTTTGGATCTCCATATTATCCCACAGCTTATTATACAGGAAACTTTGCTAATATTTTTGCAGGAAATAAATCATATAACAAAATATTTATAGATGCCCGAAGCTTTATATTTTATATAATTCCTATATATATATTACTAATTATTACAGTTGTTTCAATGTCAATTCTTGTTTCTACATTGATAAGTAATAGTACTGGGGCCATTTGTTTTTCAGTTATAGTGTATACTACTTATTATATTTTTAGCACTCAGTTAAAACTTTTTAAGGGATTTGCTCAGTTTGTACCTTTTACCTATAGCAATATACCAAGTATATTGAATGGTGCAAGTATTGCTCAACTAGAAAACCCAAATATAACATATACTATGGGTATAGTTGTATTAACAATAACTACATTTATTTGTTGTATATTATCTTTAACATTGTTCAAAAAGAAAGATATTTACTAA